A genome region from Penicillium psychrofluorescens genome assembly, chromosome: 3 includes the following:
- a CDS encoding uncharacterized protein (ID:PFLUO_004738-T1.cds;~source:funannotate), which translates to MANRPSLFHPMGLEADSDSSVQFNVEVDDTDVLREPLRTWRTCDASDNRPPPLIIETFLDTKGLTNNQSLVILDENGKRWDVQESLGASRGAPAPKPYQSDSDDIILERWRIGLGESSSRPPADLGSILPTVYKKSIVLFRSLFTYSKFLPAWKFSKRNTKFQRSPALRIKYRVLDGRTPHGDSFRDHLTAPLYEGSGKVVDTYSFGVTESPAGPFSVQVTYRTNCDFRVDDSEALLSSRFMGADDEIFRPSLPSEETSRPNPEAGSVPVERRTVGNPDRARAYGSLSTFHQVGPTTGASPISALRALRDGGAGSSSQSDSSPKKSLPAAKVSSTARPGQQPGEGGQSFPRRPSVSFQPFKAPALSASPALIEPSSAPSPRPGPARVPTGTSADFKTMPPPSVAASARRSIAVASEHAVSSSNSTSPKPAPISRYSSSFTHRRGRPSSGGTNKIEDDNSSGKASATSSSAQPGSGLLAEGTGTSAESIHADDENISEFLKMLDLRKDLMNPSSSTSLESGPRKPTAAAAALTRFQRMRDSNAALSESMSSSMHLRRSSNASSKQLSGVPPMVAGTSVSTASSPGKPISPHTPHTPAIRSRLSSNSVADDIEPEHDRQRIPRIEHDSPLEENPDETIHRDSSTAGAIDIPTSPRIFAPAYRRSSSAAQRRRPPVVSDDDEIFPFGMRSVSLGAEERSHMSLGALQQQTQQQYLSPDPNVYQTEQERRCSAEDPHAPSESATGPYRESESLRGQRSSGQMAASSSSNPNLYQPRFSSSRGRGFSGGPHSLSSASSSLRGATIPSHLVERDTDRDGNASGSTSGNSTVEARRGSGQRSSGGRTNPAQAPFEEDEPLLFAMSDFGASRRSLEEGRHGNHGGADSSGGSRRGSGRRGAGLPGFHVWS; encoded by the exons ATGGCCAA TCGACCTTCTCTTTTCCACCCCATGGGACTGGAAGCTGACTCGGATTCTTCCGTCCAGTTCAACGTCGAAGTAGACGATACCGACGTCCTTCGAGAGCCGCTCCGGACGTGGAGAACGTGCGATGCCTCCGACAACCGCCCACCGCCTCTCATCATCGAAACCTTCTTGGATACAAAGGGTCTCACGAACAACCAGAGTCTGGTAATTCTGGACGAAAATGGGAAACGGTGGGACGTGCAAGAGTCGCTCGGCGCTTCTCGAGGCGCTCCTGCCCCCAAGCCATACCAGTCGGACTCCGATGATATCATTTTGGAGCGGTGGAGGATCGGGTTGGGAGAGTCCTCTAGCAGACCCCCGGCCGATTTGGGCTCCATCTTGCCGACTGTGTATAAGAAAAGCATTGTCCTTTTCCGTTCTTTATTCACCTACTCTAAGTTCTTGCCCGCTTGGAAGTTCTCCAAGCGCAACACCAAGTTCCAAAGAAGTCCCGCTCTCCGGATCAAATATCGAGTGCTAGACGGGCGTACCCCTCACGGTGATTCATTCCGAGACCATCTCACAGCGCCGCTGTATGAAGGAAGTGGAAAGGTTGTCGATACCTATAGTTTTGGGGTCACCGAGTCTCCCGCAGGCCCTTTCTCAGTCCAGGTCACCTACCGTACTAATTGTGATTTCCGTGTTGACGATTCGGAGGCTCTGCTAAGCTCGCGATTTATGGGCGCCGATGACGAGATCTTCCGTCCCTCTTTGCCCTCGGAAGAAACCTCTCGACCCAATCCGGAAGCTGGGTCCGTGCCAGTGGAGAGAAGGACGGTGGGAAATCCTGATCGTGCGCGAGCATATGGCAGCCTGTCGACCTTCCATCAAGTGGGCCCAACGACTGGTGCAAGCCCTATCTCGGCGCTCCGAGCGCTCAGAGATGGCGGCGctggctcttcctcccagTCGGATTCATCGCCAAAGAAATCTTTGCCCGCGGCCAAGGTCAGTTCAACAGCACGGCCCGGTCAACAGCCGGGAGAAGGCGGCCAAAGTTTTCCACGGCGCCCGTCGGTGTCCTTCCAACCATTCAAGGCTCCTGCCctctctgcatctccagccCTGATCGAaccatcctcggcgccgtcgCCTCGTCCCGGGCCAGCTCGTGTACCGACAGGAACTTCTGCAGACTTCAAAACTATGCCGCCACCCTCGGTGGCCGCCTCTGCTCGTCGGTCCATTGCTGTGGCGTCGGAGCACGCCGTATCATCTTCAAACTCGACATCTCCGAAACCTGCTCCAATCTCTAGGTATAGCAGCTCGTTCACCCATCGACGGGGCCGGCCCTCATCTGGCGGGACCAACAAGATCGAAGACGACAATTCCAGCGGCAAAGCCAGCGCGACCTCGTCGAGTGCCCAGCCTGGCTCGGGGCTCCTTGCGGAGGGCACTGGTACGAGTGCTGAATCTATTCACGCAGACGACGAGAACATTTCGGAGTTCTTGAAGATGCTTGATTTGAGAAAGGATCTCATGAATCCGTCCAGCTCCACGTCACTCGAATCTGGACCCCGCAAGccgaccgccgccgcggctgctCTAACTCGCTTCCAGCGCATGCGCGATTCAAATGCTGCTCTTTCCGAGTCCATGTCATCGTCGATGCATCTGCGCCGCTCCTCAAACGCCTCTAGCAAGCAGTTATCCGGCGTGCCACCGATGGTCGCTGGCACTTCTGTCTCTACCGCCTCGTCGCCCGGGAAGCCAATCTCCCCGCATACTCCACACACTCCAGCCATCCGGTCTCGTCTGAGCTCCAACAGCGTCGCTGATGACATTGAACCGGAGCACGACCGTCAGAGAATACCGCGCATTGAGCATGACTCACCCCTTGAGGAGAATCCAGATGAAACAATACATCGTGATTCATCCACAGCGGGCGCTATCGATATTCCAACCTCTCCGCGTATTTTTGCTCCTGCCTATCGACGATCCAGTTCGGCGGCCCAGCGTCGACGACCACCCGTCGTGagtgatgacgatgaaatATTCCCATTTGGGATGCGCAGCGTCAGTCTGGGGGCCGAGGAGAGGTCGCACATGAGTCTCGGCGcgctccagcagcaaacCCAGCAACAATACTTGAGCCCTGATCCCAACGTGTATCAGACAGAGCAGGAACGGCGATGTTCAGCGGAAGACCCCCACGCTCCATCTGAATCCGCGACGGGTCCATACCGTGAATCTGAATCGCTCCGCGGTCAAAGATCATCCGGACAAATGGCAgcttcgtcttcgtccaaTCCGAACCTCTATCAGCCTCGGTTCTCCAGTTCCCGTGGCCGAGGGTTCTCGGGTGGTCCTCACTCGCTGAGCTCTGCATCCAGCAGTCTGCGTGGAGCCACCATCCCTTCCCATCTGGTGGAACGTGATACCGATCGCGACGGCAATGCCAGCGGCAGCACGAGTGGAAACTCCACGGTCGAAGCCCGCCGAGGCTCAGGCCAACGATCCAGCGGCGGCCGTACAAACCCAGCACAAGCGCCTTTCGAGGAAGACGAACCGCTTTTATTTGCTATGAGCGATTTCGGTGCATCTCGGCGCAGCTTAGAGGAGGGCCGGCATGGAAACCATGGCGGCGCCGACTCCAGCGGCGGATCGAGGCGTGGCAGTGGCAGGCGCGGCGCTGGGTTACCGGGCTTTCATGTCTGGTCATAA